A window from Chryseobacterium vaccae encodes these proteins:
- a CDS encoding DUF11 domain-containing protein, with product MKYHLQFRAVITFVCLLCSGWLLADGSRNLYPSGATGLRAFLRSSTTTTDSWPFANEGTHYVYAIPGEIITLASSAQNGGTGRIRLFAPDGTQVVNNTSSGQISSRSAEIAGPQLSGQTGGGRYTPIYHPVTEAGIYRVEFVGRATSDPSTTVSADSNWTQSSTNAGIAAWDVSVINTGNTGFVQGRVYANILNLSNGTSSAATDGFYGLVYVLTKDGYTYRVNNNGNNGLYFTFYANNNGFIDPTTQNPVYKSLDQSTTAFLTGKAHNPNLADTSKHITHKLFYSLPAADLPTTSSGAVPGGSTWLKSTVIVPDVTGVQLVGVDGTPAQVSGKGGYIKFNAGAPGQYKIVIQSIANPAAFVTRTLTGPSVEGVNSIFWDGKDGSGNSLPIGSVPAEVTVQLQGAEVHFPFIDMEYNRNGTIIQLLDHTNLSNVASDLVYWNDTDIPNGSTGTSSNPKNNTHLPPVNSAGISSVTNGHIWGVGGSGTSGLFGDVRSIDTWTFIKGNAATIATTVEVKIADLKVTQVVPDKSAVSVGEQLTYTVKVKNDGPSGVTEAPFTFTLPPGLDPQSLVFTANGCGSESTAITYNPATRTYSSALNLPNGCEITYKFTVTVTASATPGNLTVKAGILRPNDVTDPDATNPNPAVPPTNAEYECANNGLGGNCNNLLNNANVMFSPTPICTEDVQGNAFSTEDGDPVTFSQPATDFGFVFDIYTLDNSFNLNINGTQLATQEIQFSTAVPNIRFADGSVYGSGGIPEIWQIIGTSSAPSVRVNISATGAVTLFGSKTSGGPLFPLELYNGATFNIITWNVASANIVTATQVVVGPTYMTGYGSGKKIVPCHCIKPGATGTPDSYAQIGILTKPSITAANWPKNVPNGQLVLDSAGKGLVVTHMTTAQRNALVPVEGMVIYNTDLKCVQLYRGTTPGVDISRTGWNCIKRGCNE from the coding sequence ATGAAGTATCATCTACAGTTTAGAGCTGTAATAACTTTTGTATGTCTGTTGTGCAGCGGATGGCTTTTGGCAGACGGCTCCAGGAATTTGTACCCGTCAGGTGCTACCGGGCTCCGTGCATTTTTGAGATCAAGCACCACTACCACAGATAGCTGGCCTTTCGCCAATGAAGGAACGCATTATGTATATGCCATACCAGGAGAAATCATTACTCTGGCTTCAAGTGCACAGAATGGAGGAACAGGAAGAATACGGCTTTTTGCACCAGATGGAACACAGGTTGTTAACAATACTTCCAGTGGACAGATTTCCAGCAGAAGTGCAGAAATTGCAGGACCACAGCTGTCTGGGCAGACAGGGGGAGGCAGATATACACCCATCTATCATCCTGTAACAGAAGCCGGTATTTACCGTGTTGAGTTCGTGGGACGGGCAACATCAGATCCTTCCACAACAGTAAGTGCAGATAGTAACTGGACGCAAAGCAGTACCAATGCCGGAATTGCAGCATGGGACGTATCCGTTATTAATACAGGCAATACAGGATTTGTGCAAGGACGTGTGTATGCCAATATCCTGAATCTTTCCAACGGAACCTCTTCTGCAGCTACTGATGGATTTTATGGATTGGTATATGTACTAACAAAAGACGGATACACTTATAGAGTAAATAATAACGGGAATAATGGACTTTATTTTACTTTTTATGCGAATAACAATGGGTTTATAGATCCCACTACACAAAATCCTGTTTATAAAAGTCTTGACCAGTCCACAACCGCTTTTTTAACAGGAAAAGCACATAACCCCAATTTAGCCGATACTTCTAAACACATTACCCATAAACTGTTCTACAGCCTTCCTGCGGCAGATTTGCCAACAACATCATCAGGAGCTGTTCCGGGAGGTTCTACCTGGCTTAAAAGCACAGTAATTGTACCAGATGTGACAGGAGTTCAGCTGGTAGGAGTTGATGGAACACCAGCACAGGTAAGTGGGAAAGGAGGATATATTAAATTTAACGCAGGGGCTCCCGGGCAGTATAAAATTGTGATCCAAAGCATAGCAAATCCGGCTGCTTTTGTTACGCGTACCCTTACGGGACCGTCTGTAGAAGGAGTTAATTCTATTTTCTGGGATGGAAAGGATGGTTCCGGAAATTCACTGCCAATAGGTTCAGTACCAGCAGAAGTAACGGTACAGCTTCAGGGAGCGGAAGTACACTTCCCGTTCATTGATATGGAGTATAACAGGAATGGAACAATTATCCAGCTTCTGGATCATACCAATCTGAGTAATGTAGCATCAGATCTTGTTTACTGGAATGATACTGATATTCCAAATGGAAGCACCGGTACATCTTCTAACCCTAAAAACAATACCCACCTGCCTCCGGTAAACAGTGCAGGAATCAGCAGTGTAACTAACGGACATATCTGGGGAGTAGGAGGATCAGGAACCTCCGGGCTGTTCGGAGATGTAAGGTCAATTGATACATGGACTTTTATCAAAGGAAATGCAGCGACAATTGCTACCACTGTGGAAGTGAAAATTGCAGACTTAAAAGTAACCCAGGTAGTACCGGATAAATCTGCGGTTTCAGTAGGAGAACAGCTTACCTACACTGTAAAAGTGAAAAATGACGGTCCAAGCGGTGTTACGGAAGCTCCGTTTACTTTTACTCTTCCGCCGGGTCTGGATCCGCAGTCTCTTGTTTTCACAGCCAACGGATGCGGAAGTGAATCGACAGCAATAACTTACAATCCTGCGACACGTACTTATTCGTCTGCACTTAATTTGCCTAACGGATGTGAAATTACCTATAAATTCACTGTAACGGTTACTGCTTCTGCAACACCGGGAAATTTAACAGTAAAAGCAGGAATACTTCGTCCGAATGACGTAACCGACCCGGATGCAACCAACCCTAACCCTGCAGTTCCACCTACCAATGCAGAATATGAATGTGCGAATAACGGGTTAGGAGGTAATTGTAACAATTTATTGAATAATGCCAATGTAATGTTTTCTCCAACGCCAATATGTACGGAAGATGTTCAGGGGAATGCTTTCAGTACAGAAGACGGAGATCCGGTAACTTTCTCTCAGCCAGCCACCGATTTTGGTTTTGTCTTCGATATTTATACGCTTGATAATTCTTTTAACCTTAACATCAACGGAACTCAGCTTGCTACGCAGGAAATTCAGTTTTCTACAGCTGTTCCGAATATCCGTTTCGCAGACGGATCTGTTTACGGATCGGGTGGAATACCTGAAATCTGGCAGATCATAGGAACATCTTCAGCCCCTTCAGTAAGAGTAAATATCAGTGCTACAGGAGCGGTAACATTATTCGGTAGTAAGACATCAGGAGGTCCGTTATTTCCTTTGGAATTATATAATGGAGCAACCTTTAATATAATAACCTGGAACGTAGCATCAGCCAATATCGTTACAGCAACACAGGTGGTGGTAGGTCCTACTTATATGACCGGTTACGGATCAGGAAAGAAAATCGTGCCTTGCCATTGTATCAAACCTGGAGCAACAGGTACGCCGGACAGCTATGCACAGATCGGAATTCTTACCAAACCATCGATTACTGCTGCGAACTGGCCTAAAAATGTTCCGAACGGGCAGCTTGTTCTGGATAGTGCCGGAAAAGGTCTTGTGGTTACTCATATGACCACCGCTCAGAGAAATGCTCTGGTTCCGGTGGAAGGAATGGTTATTTATAATACAGATTTAAAATGTGTTCAGCTTTACAGAGGTACCACCCCGGGAGTAGATATTTCCCGTACCGGATGGAACTGTATTAAAAGAGGCTGTAACGAATAA